One Triticum dicoccoides isolate Atlit2015 ecotype Zavitan chromosome 5B, WEW_v2.0, whole genome shotgun sequence genomic window carries:
- the LOC119312387 gene encoding GDSL esterase/lipase At5g55050-like: MAGASVVACCSLVIMALMAAAAMAGSVPAVYVFGDSLADVGNNNHLLTLLKADFSHNGMDYAGGKATGRFSNGKNSADFLADKLGLATSPPYLALSSSSNANYVNGVSFASGGAGVSNATNKNQCITFDKQIEYYSGVYSSLARSLGQAQAATHLARSIFAITIGSNDIIHYAKANNAATPSQQQQYVAALIQSLSGQLQSLYNLGARKVLFLGTGPVGCTPSLREMSSAKVCNAVGNSMAVQYNKAAEGVLSGMAAKYTDLHYALFDSSAALLRYIDQPAEYGFVEAKAACCGLGDMNAKIACTPLSSYCANRSDHVFWDFYHPTEATAQKLTATSFDGSAPFIFPINVRQLSAI; encoded by the exons ATGGCGGGTGCGAGTGTGGTCGCTTGTTGCTCCCTGGTCATCATGGCCCTCATGGccgcggcggcgatggcggggtCCGTGCCGGCGGTGTACGTGTTCGGCGACTCGCTGGCGGACGTGGGGAACAACAACCACCTGCTGACGCTGCTCAAGGCGGACTTCTCGCACAACGGCATGGACTACGCGGGCGGGAAGGCCACCGGCCGCTTCAGCAACGGCAAGAACTCGGCAGACTTTCTGG CCGACAAGCTCGGGCTGGCGACCTCGCCACCGTACCTGGCCCTGTCCTCCAGCAGCAACGCCAACTACGTGAACGGCGTCAGCTTCGCCTCCGGCGGCGCAGGAGTCTCCAACGCCACGAACAAGAACCAGTGCATCACCTTCGACAAGCAGATCGAGTACTACTCCGGCGTGTACTCCTCCCTCGCGCGCAGCCTCGGGCAGGCCCAGGCGGCGACCCACCTGGCCAGGTCCATCTTCGCCATCACCATCGGCAGCAACGACATCATCCACTACGCCAAGGCCAACAACGCCGCCACCCCTTCCCAGCAGCAGCAGTACGTCGCCGCGCTCATCCAGTCCCTCTCCGGTCAGCTGCAGAGCCTCTACAACCTCGGCGCGCGCAAGGTGCTGTTCCTCGGCACGGGGCCCGTGGGCTGCACCCCGTCGCTGCGGGAGATGAGCTCCGCCAAGGTCTGCAACGCCGTGGGGAACTCCATGGCCGTGCAGTACAACAAGGCGGCCGAGGGCGTGCTGAGCGGCATGGCCGCCAAGTACACGGACCTGCACTACGCGCTCTTCGATTCCTCTGCCGCGCTGCTCCGGTACATCGACCAGCCGGCGGAGTACGGGTTCGTTGAGGCCAAGGCGGCGTGCTGCGGCCTCGGGGACATGAACGCCAAGATCGCCTGCACCCCGCTCAGCAGCTACTGCGCCAACAGGTCGGACCACGTCTTCTGGGACTTCTACCACCCCACGGAGGCCACCGCGCAGAagctcaccgccacctccttcgacGGGTCCGCGCCCTTCATCTTCCCGATCAACGTCAGGCAGCTCAGCGCCATATAA